Proteins from a single region of Fusobacterium gonidiaformans ATCC 25563:
- a CDS encoding head maturation protease, ClpP-related: MAKNKKFFEINNLTEGIAEIRIYGTITKWAWEEVGEVSSHSFAKELKNLKNISKINLRVNSGGGDVFEANAIFNLLKSYAKENNVEIIGYIDGLAASAASFLVLCAHKVIMGVGCLFMIHNPWTYTKGNVKELGQTIDFLNKIKESILDIYETKTKLTRQEISQKMDEEKWFSASEALESGFVDEMSEMEDVENNILNAAGENFVQNFINSEILKNKVEEIKNKIKLENNQGGKEMPKNLQELLAQCPDLMNEYKAQVVAEIANQEKEKVEAAIKEERNRIKALEDIPVLNDKQKEIITKAKYEEARDPKDIMAEFYMSNANKAAAEIQTATAEANEAGLNTITPSVTNEVEEGVVDQLCAAAKNIFDGEK, translated from the coding sequence ATGGCGAAAAATAAAAAATTCTTTGAAATTAACAATTTAACGGAAGGTATTGCAGAGATTCGGATTTACGGAACCATTACCAAATGGGCATGGGAAGAAGTTGGAGAAGTAAGCTCACATAGTTTTGCAAAAGAGTTAAAAAACTTGAAAAATATTTCAAAAATCAACTTGAGAGTAAACTCCGGTGGTGGAGATGTATTTGAAGCAAATGCTATTTTCAATTTACTGAAAAGCTATGCAAAAGAAAACAATGTAGAAATCATTGGATATATAGATGGATTAGCTGCAAGTGCAGCAAGCTTCTTAGTTTTATGTGCTCACAAAGTTATCATGGGGGTTGGATGTTTATTTATGATTCACAATCCTTGGACATATACGAAAGGAAATGTAAAAGAATTGGGACAAACAATAGATTTTTTAAATAAAATCAAGGAATCCATTTTAGACATCTATGAAACGAAAACAAAGCTCACAAGACAAGAAATTTCACAGAAAATGGATGAAGAAAAATGGTTCTCTGCAAGTGAAGCATTAGAGAGTGGATTTGTAGATGAAATGAGTGAAATGGAAGACGTGGAAAATAATATTTTGAATGCTGCAGGAGAGAATTTTGTACAAAATTTCATCAATTCCGAAATTTTAAAGAATAAAGTAGAAGAAATAAAAAATAAAATAAAGTTAGAAAACAATCAAGGAGGAAAAGAAATGCCAAAAAATTTACAAGAATTATTAGCACAATGCCCAGACTTAATGAATGAATATAAAGCACAAGTGGTTGCTGAAATCGCAAATCAAGAGAAAGAAAAGGTAGAGGCAGCAATTAAAGAGGAAAGAAATAGAATTAAGGCTCTAGAGGATATTCCTGTATTGAATGACAAGCAGAAAGAAATTATTACGAAAGCAAAATATGAGGAAGCGAGAGATCCAAAAGACATTATGGCAGAATTCTATATGTCAAATGCAAATAAGGCTGCAGCAGAAATTCAAACAGCAACAGCGGAAGCCAATGAGGCAGGATTGAATACCATTACACCTTCTGTAACAAATGAAGTAGAAGAAGGGGTTGTTGACCAATTATGTGCAGCAGCAAAAAATATTTTTGATGGAGAAAAATAA
- a CDS encoding major capsid protein, with amino-acid sequence MPGFYTPKTIRKVRQNLDNKRDFLTELFFSKSNTVTTEDVILEYTKAGEAVAPFLTPLEAGRPVYNKSKKSNIIKAPSIGPEYTLTPKDAFDRAPGQSDDDYNPVKRIGERMAEILLDQENYIKNRIELMVSQFLTTGVVKSEDGKVGYEVDYELGNKSTLDSSHKWTASGIEPLESLDEMISSAEVNGLKTENVVLGSKAANLLTKSKGYKDAISRDLQSEFVKKAVRLYPGIVWLGTYMKFGVELFSYNRKVIGEDGKPIQLLPANIVIGGPSQGEILYAPIIYMADGMVHVKKRYSNVDTTNPKIAKITTESRPVLQPCDVDTYFSVTVCEA; translated from the coding sequence ATGCCGGGATTTTATACACCAAAAACAATCAGAAAAGTAAGACAAAATTTAGATAATAAAAGAGATTTTTTAACGGAGTTATTTTTTTCAAAGTCAAATACAGTTACGACAGAAGATGTCATTTTGGAATATACGAAAGCAGGAGAAGCAGTAGCACCATTTTTGACACCATTGGAAGCAGGAAGACCTGTTTATAACAAGTCTAAAAAATCAAATATCATTAAAGCTCCATCCATTGGACCTGAATATACTTTAACACCAAAAGATGCATTCGATAGAGCTCCGGGACAATCTGATGATGATTACAATCCTGTCAAGCGAATTGGAGAACGAATGGCAGAAATTCTGTTAGATCAAGAAAATTATATCAAAAATAGAATTGAATTGATGGTTTCACAATTCTTAACCACAGGAGTTGTAAAATCAGAAGATGGAAAAGTAGGATATGAGGTAGATTATGAGTTAGGAAATAAATCAACATTAGATTCTTCGCATAAATGGACAGCATCAGGAATTGAGCCATTGGAAAGTTTGGATGAAATGATTTCTTCTGCAGAAGTGAATGGGTTGAAAACAGAAAATGTGGTATTAGGTTCAAAGGCAGCGAATTTATTAACAAAATCAAAAGGATATAAAGATGCAATTTCAAGAGACTTGCAAAGTGAATTCGTGAAAAAAGCGGTGCGGTTATATCCGGGAATTGTTTGGTTAGGAACCTATATGAAATTTGGAGTAGAGCTATTCTCATATAATCGAAAAGTAATTGGAGAAGATGGAAAGCCAATCCAATTGTTACCAGCTAACATAGTAATTGGTGGACCATCTCAAGGAGAAATTTTATATGCTCCAATTATATATATGGCTGATGGAATGGTTCATGTGAAGAAAAGATACTCTAATGTGGATACCACCAATCCAAAGATTGCAAAAATTACGACAGAGTCAAGACCGGTATTACAGCCATGTGATGTTGACACATATTTTTCAGTAACAGTTTGTGAAGCTTAA